The following coding sequences are from one Haploplasma axanthum window:
- a CDS encoding LacI family DNA-binding transcriptional regulator, protein MDKRITIYTIAEDLGLAPGTISKIINNKGNVSTETREAVLDYIKRIGYVPSSSARMLKSKRTYTIGVIFSEDMKIGLEQAFFSSILQNFKNYAENKGYELSFIVRKLGKNKMSYYEWCLNKRVDGVYIVVGDYQDKELLELVNSKIPCVSTDMIVDNLHTVISDNAQGIKLALEYIKNELKLKKVAMISGPTRSKAFKERIDYFNNNYKKYELEKTDLIIADGFGFTTGYNSAIELLDKNNNPEVIIASSDDIALGILKAIFDRGFNVPDDIQVIGFDDIAFAKHFTPPLTTIRQDRKKLGERAAKDLISHIENDIFHSKEIVTIPVELIERKTTKKK, encoded by the coding sequence GTGGATAAGCGAATAACGATTTATACAATTGCAGAAGACTTAGGGCTAGCACCTGGAACAATTTCAAAAATTATTAACAATAAAGGTAATGTGAGTACTGAAACAAGAGAAGCAGTCTTAGATTACATTAAAAGAATTGGATATGTTCCATCATCGAGCGCAAGAATGTTGAAATCAAAAAGAACATACACAATTGGTGTAATTTTTAGTGAGGATATGAAAATCGGTTTGGAACAAGCTTTCTTTTCGAGTATTCTTCAAAACTTTAAAAATTATGCAGAAAATAAAGGTTATGAGCTTAGCTTCATTGTTAGAAAACTTGGTAAGAATAAGATGTCTTACTATGAATGGTGTTTAAATAAACGTGTTGATGGTGTTTATATAGTGGTTGGTGATTATCAAGATAAAGAACTATTAGAACTTGTGAATAGTAAAATACCATGTGTATCAACTGATATGATTGTTGATAATCTTCATACAGTTATTAGTGATAATGCACAAGGAATTAAATTAGCACTTGAATACATAAAAAATGAATTAAAACTAAAAAAAGTGGCAATGATTTCTGGACCAACTAGATCTAAGGCGTTTAAAGAAAGAATTGATTATTTTAATAACAATTATAAAAAATATGAACTTGAAAAAACAGATTTAATCATTGCTGATGGTTTTGGATTTACAACAGGCTATAACTCAGCAATTGAATTATTAGATAAAAATAATAATCCAGAAGTTATTATTGCATCAAGTGATGATATTGCATTAGGAATTTTAAAGGCAATCTTTGATAGAGGATTTAATGTTCCAGATGATATCCAAGTTATTGGTTTTGATGATATTGCATTTGCAAAACATTTCACACCACCATTAACAACGATCAGACAAGATCGAAAAAAACTTGGAGAACGTGCTGCAAAAGACTTAATTAGTCATATTGAAAATGATATTTTTCATTCAAAAGAGATAGTTACGATTCCAGTTGAATTAATAGAACGAAAAACAACGAAAAAAAAGTAA
- a CDS encoding glycoside hydrolase family 16 protein: MKYKLKWKDDFKKDGKPNNEIWTYETGGHGFGNNEKQFYTDNLKNAYVENGILNIVAYKENYENNEYTSAKLTTYGKKHIKYGKIIVKAKLPKGNGTWPAIWMLPVSIQNGNPWPYCGEIDIMEHVGKNQDYVHFSLHSKKYNHQVGNQPTHVIKQEGVTDTFNDYEVRWDSESISFYVNNEHHVTFKKNSDDSVEGWPFDEEFYLILNLAIGGWWGGEIDDSILPAKLQIQSVEVYEKD, encoded by the coding sequence ATGAAGTATAAACTAAAATGGAAAGATGATTTTAAAAAAGATGGTAAACCAAACAATGAAATTTGGACTTATGAAACTGGTGGCCATGGTTTTGGTAATAATGAAAAGCAATTCTATACTGACAATTTAAAAAATGCATATGTTGAAAATGGAATATTAAACATTGTTGCGTATAAAGAAAATTACGAAAACAACGAATATACATCAGCAAAATTGACCACATATGGTAAAAAACATATTAAATATGGTAAAATAATTGTAAAAGCTAAACTACCTAAGGGGAATGGAACATGGCCTGCAATTTGGATGTTACCAGTTAGTATTCAAAATGGTAATCCATGGCCTTATTGTGGGGAAATTGATATTATGGAGCATGTTGGTAAAAATCAGGACTATGTTCACTTTAGTTTGCATTCAAAGAAATATAATCATCAAGTTGGTAATCAGCCAACTCACGTAATTAAACAAGAAGGTGTAACAGATACTTTCAATGATTATGAAGTTAGGTGGGATTCTGAAAGTATTTCATTTTATGTAAATAATGAACATCATGTAACTTTTAAAAAGAATAGTGATGATAGTGTTGAAGGATGGCCTTTTGACGAAGAATTTTATTTAATTTTAAACTTAGCTATTGGTGGATGGTGGGGTGGAGAAATTGATGATTCAATTTTACCTGCAAAACTTCAAATTCAATCAGTAGAAGTATACGAAAAGGATTGA
- a CDS encoding cupin domain-containing protein → MKLIETYEYNNEGYLKLFSYKEWRIAMLNYIDELDINNINHVEAHQETDEVFVLLEGKCQMILYCSERSEFEIVNLEKNKIYNIPSGVYHNHTLSNDAKVLIVEQENTDSLNSIRKYFTTEEKQKLYEIWRIKNEV, encoded by the coding sequence ATGAAATTAATTGAAACTTATGAATATAATAACGAAGGATATTTAAAACTCTTTTCTTATAAAGAGTGGCGTATAGCAATGTTAAATTATATAGATGAATTAGATATTAATAATATTAATCATGTTGAAGCGCATCAAGAAACTGATGAAGTATTTGTTTTACTTGAAGGAAAATGTCAAATGATTTTATATTGTAGTGAAAGATCTGAATTTGAAATTGTTAATTTAGAAAAAAATAAGATTTATAATATTCCAAGTGGAGTTTATCATAATCATACTTTATCAAATGATGCTAAAGTTTTAATTGTTGAACAAGAAAATACTGATTCATTAAATTCAATTAGAAAGTATTTTACAACTGAAGAAAAACAAAAATTGTATGAAATCTGGAGAATAAAAAATGAAGTATAA